The following are from one region of the Chloracidobacterium sp. genome:
- a CDS encoding DUF2585 family protein, translating into MKRIEEQKTSVFGTISVTVSVLATVSMAATLYALGRVWWCKLGDYSVYVHEAWNSSHTSQHLIDPYTFTHVLHGVLFFWLTGLAISKLDIQWRFAIAMVAEAAWEVLENTNYIIEKYRENTASMDYFGDSIANSVGDLAACGIGFWIAVRFGWWRSLMFFVVVELILLWWIRDSLLLNIVMLVYPLEMIKSWQMGG; encoded by the coding sequence GAAAAGGATCGAAGAACAAAAAACGTCAGTGTTCGGGACGATCTCAGTGACGGTTTCGGTCCTGGCCACTGTATCGATGGCTGCGACCCTCTATGCGCTCGGGCGGGTTTGGTGGTGCAAACTGGGCGACTATTCGGTCTACGTTCACGAGGCCTGGAATAGCAGTCACACGTCACAGCATCTGATCGACCCTTATACATTCACCCATGTTCTTCACGGTGTTTTGTTTTTTTGGCTGACCGGGCTTGCGATCTCGAAGCTAGATATTCAATGGCGGTTCGCGATCGCAATGGTCGCTGAGGCAGCTTGGGAAGTGCTCGAGAACACGAATTATATTATCGAGAAGTACCGCGAAAATACGGCTTCAATGGACTATTTTGGCGATTCGATCGCAAACTCGGTTGGAGATCTTGCTGCCTGCGGCATCGGATTTTGGATCGCCGTTCGATTTGGCTGGTGGCGGTCGCTGATGTTTTTCGTTGTGGTCGAATTGATCTTGCTTTGGTGGATCCGCGACAGCCTACTGTTGAATATCGTAATGCTGGTCTATCCGCTGGAAATGATCAAGAGCTGGCAAATGGGAGGCTAG
- a CDS encoding DUF4149 domain-containing protein — protein sequence MKFFNQVRLLLIGIWLGAAVYFIFVAQSAFAVLPERELAGAVVNRTLAILNYSGLAISLILLATSLVGQAAAGKLWLWTERFLLLVTAVSCAIGQFVIAWWLLLLRQEIGKPIDQVATDDPLRMQFNAMHEYSVWVLIAGMIAALLVFFVAANRGYGPTKRSGPDSFDFQNDFKI from the coding sequence ATGAAGTTTTTCAATCAGGTTCGACTTCTGCTGATCGGCATTTGGCTTGGGGCTGCCGTCTATTTTATTTTCGTGGCTCAAAGCGCCTTTGCCGTTCTGCCTGAACGGGAGCTCGCCGGTGCAGTTGTCAACCGAACTCTTGCGATCTTGAATTACAGCGGATTGGCGATATCGCTGATTCTTCTGGCCACGTCGCTTGTCGGGCAAGCGGCTGCAGGTAAGCTCTGGCTCTGGACAGAACGTTTTCTCCTGTTGGTAACAGCTGTCAGTTGTGCGATCGGGCAGTTCGTCATCGCTTGGTGGCTGTTATTGCTTCGCCAAGAGATCGGAAAGCCGATCGATCAGGTCGCGACAGATGACCCTCTTAGAATGCAGTTCAATGCGATGCATGAATATTCGGTGTGGGTTCTTATCGCCGGAATGATCGCTGCTTTGCTGGTGTTTTTTGTCGCTGCGAACCGCGGATATGGCCCAACAAAGCGATCAGGCCCTGACAGTTTCGATTTTCAAAACGATTTTAAGATCTAG
- a CDS encoding glycosyltransferase family 2 protein, translated as MIDVLMSTYNGSLFIREQIESILSQSFSDFRLMIRDDGSQDDTVSIIEECALADERIKVIRDSDGNLGLRRSFMRLLEASTADHFMFADQDDVWLPDKMSRSFERISELASRYGDDTPILVFTDLAVVDDELAEIDGSLWNYQSLDPEVATDWKKLLAQNVVTGCTIIANRAAASASLPFAMPEMMHDHWVAVNTAKFGKIDHLDIQTVLYRQHRGNAEGSKNFGLIYALYKIPAIINNRSFYKRSATHFGGVSATGLMVRKMCLNFGRFYD; from the coding sequence ATGATCGATGTCCTCATGTCAACATACAACGGCTCGCTGTTCATTCGTGAACAGATCGAATCGATCCTCAGTCAGAGTTTTTCGGACTTCCGTCTGATGATACGTGATGATGGTTCTCAGGACGACACCGTTTCCATCATCGAAGAATGCGCTTTGGCAGACGAGCGAATCAAGGTAATACGGGATTCCGACGGAAACCTTGGGCTAAGACGATCGTTCATGCGGTTGCTCGAGGCGTCGACCGCGGACCATTTCATGTTCGCAGATCAGGACGACGTTTGGCTTCCCGACAAAATGTCGAGATCGTTTGAACGGATCTCAGAACTCGCCAGCCGGTATGGCGACGATACCCCAATTCTCGTCTTTACCGATCTCGCGGTCGTCGACGATGAACTCGCCGAGATCGACGGTTCGTTATGGAATTATCAGAGCCTCGATCCCGAGGTCGCGACGGATTGGAAAAAGCTGCTCGCACAAAATGTGGTCACCGGATGCACGATCATCGCGAATCGTGCCGCGGCTTCTGCGTCATTGCCGTTCGCAATGCCCGAAATGATGCATGACCACTGGGTTGCCGTGAACACCGCTAAATTTGGAAAGATCGATCACCTCGACATTCAAACGGTCTTGTATCGACAGCATCGAGGTAATGCCGAGGGCAGCAAGAATTTCGGGTTGATCTATGCCTTGTATAAGATCCCCGCGATCATAAACAATCGGTCGTTCTATAAGCGGTCGGCAACACACTTTGGCGGCGTCTCAGCAACCGGGCTGATGGTTAGAAAAATGTGTTTGAATTTCGGCCGATTCTACGACTGA
- a CDS encoding glycosyltransferase family 4 protein → MRVAIDAHTVGTQLAGNVTYITNMIESLAEIDQKNEYTLYVMEPHAIEIYQGRWSNFRVRRFWHRSRMLRYFYSFSSQLRLHPADIFFCQFNAPPFCPAKIVTAIHDLAFEHLPETFNKRSSAQMKVTIRRTARKAKHIITCSEYSRNDVIEAYGILPEKVTNVYLAANDSYKPVRDASTLNAVRARYGLDGEFILGVGSVQPRKNLVRLIQAYGMLIKAGTELPPLVLVGKNAWLFDESIAAASNYGVEDRVHFTGFVPDEDLPALYSSAKFFVYPSFFEGFGLPPLEAMQCGTPVIVCDRTSLPEVVGDAGIQVDPYSVPAIAEAMKRLNADGKLRDELRLKGLEQAKKFSWRRAARETLDVFEKVHSE, encoded by the coding sequence ATGCGAGTCGCGATTGACGCACATACGGTTGGCACTCAGCTTGCCGGTAATGTCACATATATCACCAATATGATCGAGAGTCTTGCGGAGATCGATCAGAAAAACGAATATACGCTTTACGTGATGGAGCCACATGCGATCGAAATTTATCAAGGCCGATGGTCCAATTTTAGGGTGCGTCGATTTTGGCACCGTTCAAGAATGTTGCGATATTTCTATTCGTTTTCAAGTCAGTTGAGACTTCACCCGGCCGATATTTTCTTTTGCCAATTCAATGCACCACCATTTTGTCCGGCCAAGATCGTGACCGCGATCCACGACCTTGCGTTCGAGCATCTGCCCGAGACTTTCAATAAACGGAGCAGCGCACAGATGAAGGTGACCATTCGCCGTACAGCGAGGAAGGCGAAACATATAATCACCTGCAGCGAATACTCGCGTAACGATGTGATCGAGGCCTACGGTATATTACCTGAGAAGGTCACAAATGTTTACCTCGCTGCAAACGATAGTTATAAACCAGTACGAGACGCATCGACTCTTAATGCGGTTCGTGCGAGATATGGCCTAGACGGTGAATTCATCCTCGGGGTTGGTTCGGTCCAGCCGAGAAAGAACCTGGTTCGCCTGATCCAGGCGTACGGGATGCTGATCAAGGCCGGGACGGAACTTCCTCCACTGGTTCTCGTTGGCAAAAATGCATGGCTCTTTGATGAAAGTATCGCGGCAGCGTCTAATTATGGCGTCGAAGACCGAGTTCACTTTACCGGGTTCGTCCCCGACGAGGATCTGCCAGCGTTGTATTCGTCTGCAAAGTTTTTCGTCTACCCTTCATTCTTTGAGGGCTTTGGGTTGCCGCCACTTGAGGCCATGCAATGCGGAACCCCTGTTATCGTTTGCGACCGCACAAGTTTGCCAGAGGTCGTCGGTGATGCGGGCATTCAAGTAGATCCATACAGTGTCCCTGCGATCGCCGAAGCGATGAAGCGGTTGAATGCCGACGGAAAACTACGCGATGAACTGCGGTTAAAAGGCCTTGAACAGGCAAAGAAATTCTCGTGGAGGCGCGCGGCTCGCGAAACGCTCGACGTTTTTGAAAAAGTACACTCGGAATAA
- a CDS encoding glycosyltransferase translates to MTLNKLNKLIEVLRNYGFGRAARIFRTLHILRQRDVEYQRWIDSLVYADTGKLTPRLTRRPLISILMPVYNVDERWLRLAVRSVIEQTYDEWELCIADDASTASHIRPLLLEFAEADHRIKVVFRQTNGHISAATNSALEIAAGEFCVLMDNDDELSRDALFWVAYEIATHSDIAVVYSDEDLIDENGRRFNPRFKASWGRESIYAGNVATHLIGYRTELIREVGGFDSEFDGSQDHDLILRVTELVDERQIRHIPRILYHWRAIEGSVALDNEGKSYAIKNARRAISRHFERKGIDAVSEEGFPGHHRVRYRFSHQPKASIITRGDAEAIKSRTKYSNFEIVPSQEKASGEVFCFLNADTIPLNSDWLIEVIGIACQRQIGAVGGLAVLQNGAIANAGFVLGDGRVWPLFAGIDRSRLTSFQQLMMMRNVTAAGGGMIAISTNALNAVGGFDPYKPLGDIDLCLKLMDSGFRNVWTPFAEFEVSSPQSMNEIEAMSKLAECYPEWFASDPNYNPNLSFERAGYGLAFPPRNRVRP, encoded by the coding sequence ATGACGTTAAACAAGCTGAATAAGTTGATCGAGGTGTTGCGAAATTACGGCTTTGGCCGGGCGGCGCGTATTTTTCGAACGCTGCATATTCTCCGCCAGCGTGACGTGGAATATCAAAGATGGATCGATAGCCTGGTATATGCGGATACCGGGAAGTTGACCCCTCGTTTGACACGTCGACCGCTAATTTCGATCTTGATGCCGGTTTACAACGTCGATGAACGATGGCTTCGTCTTGCAGTGCGTTCGGTCATCGAGCAGACTTATGACGAATGGGAACTTTGTATAGCTGACGATGCATCTACAGCATCGCACATCAGGCCGCTGCTCCTTGAGTTTGCTGAGGCTGACCACCGGATAAAGGTCGTATTTCGCCAGACAAATGGCCATATCTCGGCTGCTACCAACTCAGCTCTCGAAATTGCTGCCGGTGAATTTTGCGTGCTGATGGACAATGACGACGAACTTTCCCGCGACGCGTTGTTTTGGGTTGCTTACGAGATCGCCACACATAGTGACATAGCCGTGGTCTATAGCGATGAGGATCTCATTGACGAAAATGGTCGACGATTCAACCCGCGATTTAAGGCTTCTTGGGGACGCGAATCGATCTATGCAGGCAACGTTGCGACACATTTGATCGGCTATCGTACCGAATTGATCCGCGAGGTCGGCGGCTTTGACAGCGAATTCGACGGCAGCCAAGATCACGACCTGATACTTCGGGTTACAGAACTCGTTGATGAACGACAGATCCGGCACATTCCGCGAATTCTTTATCACTGGCGCGCGATTGAGGGTAGCGTAGCCCTCGACAATGAAGGTAAATCGTATGCGATAAAAAACGCTAGGCGCGCAATAAGCAGGCACTTCGAACGCAAGGGTATCGATGCGGTGAGTGAGGAGGGCTTTCCCGGGCACCACCGGGTACGGTACCGGTTTTCCCACCAGCCCAAGGCGAGTATTATCACCCGAGGTGACGCCGAGGCGATCAAATCGCGAACCAAATATTCGAATTTTGAGATCGTGCCATCCCAAGAAAAAGCGTCCGGCGAGGTGTTCTGCTTTCTAAATGCCGATACCATACCCTTGAATTCAGATTGGCTGATCGAGGTCATTGGTATTGCGTGCCAACGGCAGATAGGGGCTGTTGGCGGGCTCGCAGTTCTTCAGAATGGAGCAATAGCAAATGCCGGATTTGTGCTCGGCGATGGCCGCGTTTGGCCACTATTTGCCGGTATCGACCGATCCCGGCTTACATCTTTTCAACAGCTGATGATGATGCGCAATGTCACTGCGGCGGGAGGCGGAATGATCGCAATTTCGACAAATGCCCTAAATGCCGTCGGGGGGTTCGATCCGTACAAACCTCTTGGGGATATTGACCTATGTCTGAAATTGATGGATTCAGGGTTTCGAAATGTGTGGACACCATTCGCTGAGTTCGAGGTCTCGTCACCTCAGTCTATGAATGAAATAGAGGCGATGTCGAAACTCGCCGAATGCTATCCAGAGTGGTTTGCGAGCGATCCAAACTACAATCCGAATCTCTCGTTCGAGCGTGCAGGCTATGGCCTCGCATTTCCGCCGCGTAACAGGGTTAGGCCGTGA
- a CDS encoding class I SAM-dependent methyltransferase — MSIAYKISKFNRKRKWKTFVDELAPSQSTRVLDVGCSDHEMSETDNFIEKHYPYLENLTALSLEAPSNFKRSYPTVECVQYDGNSFPFGDKSFDICWSNAVIEHVGTREQQLNFLLEIKRVSARAFITTPNRHFPVEVHTRTPLLHFGPKPIFEWYLRAIGKGWATGSYMNLLTLDDLKGLLRDAGISDYKVVKNRLFGFTLDFVIIFYSGPSSRA, encoded by the coding sequence ATGTCAATCGCATATAAGATCTCTAAGTTCAATCGGAAGCGAAAATGGAAGACCTTTGTCGATGAGTTGGCCCCGTCGCAGTCGACGCGCGTCCTTGATGTCGGCTGTTCGGACCATGAAATGTCGGAGACCGACAACTTTATAGAGAAGCACTATCCATATCTCGAAAATCTGACCGCCCTTAGTTTGGAAGCGCCGTCGAATTTTAAGAGGTCATATCCGACTGTTGAATGCGTTCAATATGACGGTAATTCATTTCCCTTTGGCGACAAGAGTTTCGATATTTGTTGGTCGAACGCGGTTATCGAACATGTTGGAACGCGAGAACAGCAACTCAATTTCCTTCTGGAGATAAAGAGGGTATCAGCCCGAGCTTTCATTACGACTCCGAACCGCCACTTCCCGGTCGAGGTGCACACACGGACGCCGTTACTGCATTTTGGTCCGAAACCCATTTTTGAATGGTATCTGAGAGCAATAGGCAAGGGATGGGCAACCGGTTCATACATGAACCTGCTAACATTGGACGACCTGAAGGGACTACTAAGGGACGCGGGAATTTCAGACTATAAAGTTGTAAAGAATAGACTTTTTGGCTTTACGTTGGATTTCGTTATCATCTTTTACTCAGGTCCGTCATCCCGTGCCTAA
- a CDS encoding DUF1972 domain-containing protein has product MRIAIMGTRGIPANYGGFETFAEQLSWRLVERGHEVTVYCRSHHVPKTMKVYRGVHLKVLPTVKHKYLDTVVHTFLSAVHSVSQRFDVVLLCNAANAVFIPMLTWTGTPVAINVDGLERKRKKWNWLGQFYYSIGERASVWFATEIVTDAKAIYDYYKTEYRVDSTMIAYGADVERAIDAEAVSEFGVEPERYFLYVSRLEPENNAAMVIEAFRRIETDLKLVIVGDAPYADEYKKQLRRLAADDPRVIFTGFVFGQRYKSLQQNAYAYIHATEVGGTHPALIEAMGYGNCVLAYSTVENVEVLGDAGIGYADVEELKREMQAIADRPARVLDYRERSQQRVKAEYSWEKISDQYEALFNRLSRS; this is encoded by the coding sequence ATGCGCATTGCGATAATGGGAACACGGGGAATACCCGCAAACTACGGCGGTTTTGAGACATTTGCCGAACAGCTTTCGTGGCGCCTTGTTGAACGTGGGCACGAGGTGACTGTATATTGCCGTTCGCATCACGTGCCGAAGACCATGAAGGTGTATCGCGGCGTCCATCTAAAGGTGCTCCCGACCGTGAAACACAAATATCTCGACACGGTCGTGCACACGTTTCTTTCGGCAGTTCATTCCGTCTCGCAGAGGTTCGATGTCGTTCTGTTATGCAATGCCGCGAACGCGGTCTTTATCCCCATGCTGACCTGGACAGGCACCCCCGTTGCGATCAACGTCGATGGGCTCGAGCGAAAACGGAAAAAGTGGAACTGGCTGGGGCAGTTTTATTATTCGATCGGCGAGCGGGCATCGGTCTGGTTTGCGACTGAGATCGTCACCGATGCCAAGGCGATCTATGATTACTACAAGACGGAATACAGAGTTGATTCGACGATGATCGCTTACGGGGCCGATGTCGAGCGGGCGATCGATGCAGAAGCAGTATCGGAGTTTGGTGTCGAGCCGGAGCGTTACTTCCTATACGTTTCGAGGCTCGAGCCTGAGAACAACGCCGCGATGGTTATCGAGGCGTTTCGTCGTATCGAGACCGACCTTAAACTCGTGATCGTCGGCGATGCGCCGTACGCAGATGAATACAAGAAACAGCTGCGCCGCCTTGCCGCCGATGACCCAAGGGTGATCTTTACCGGATTTGTTTTCGGCCAGCGCTATAAATCGCTGCAGCAAAATGCCTATGCATATATCCATGCGACCGAGGTTGGCGGCACACATCCGGCTTTGATCGAGGCAATGGGCTATGGAAACTGCGTTTTGGCGTATTCGACGGTCGAGAATGTCGAGGTCCTTGGTGATGCCGGGATCGGATACGCGGACGTTGAAGAACTAAAACGCGAAATGCAGGCGATCGCCGATCGCCCGGCACGAGTTCTTGACTATCGGGAACGCTCACAGCAGCGGGTCAAAGCAGAATACAGTTGGGAAAAGATAAGCGATCAGTACGAGGCACTGTTCAATAGGCTCTCGAGATCTTAG
- a CDS encoding glycosyltransferase, translating into MMPRIFSKAYRIFRAGGFRGTYFALKRLRRTSHRDRLYTAWIAKYDTLTEDEREAIRQKIEDFDYQPLISILMPVYDVDERYLRAAIESVRKQIYQNWELCIADDKSPSPHVRRVLIEYARNDDRIHVSFRDENGHISAASNTALNMVQGEFTALMDHDDLLAEDALFQLAAAINKEPGANLLYSDEDKIDTNGRRFQPMFKPDWSPEAFLSFNLLTHLCAFRTETLRDVGGFRLGFEGSQDYDLCLRFIERIEDSSIVHIPLVLYHWRAIHGSVAFDSGEKTYAHERARTAIREHYDRTCTKADVIKGRGELHRTILRLETPPSVAVIAFGHTRCEFQLPFGGYNGAIKTILASEGRVFSALEEAAKESKCEVIVFVDAGAEKASEKWLEELVSRAVQPGIGAVGGCVVDSKGKVLNGGYVLGIKEGLGRAHFGYDADDPGEFVRLAADNNVSAVGIEFMAISRMSFDKAGGFDPDNTTNGLADVEVCLRLRKAGLRIVWTPWARMFTRSKPIVHEFENVRNLASKYPELFAKDPYYNPNLTLEAEDLSLAFPPRVRRIDP; encoded by the coding sequence ATGATGCCGAGAATATTCAGCAAGGCATACAGGATATTTAGAGCCGGCGGATTCCGTGGCACTTATTTCGCTTTAAAGCGATTGCGACGGACGTCGCATAGAGATCGTCTCTACACCGCTTGGATCGCGAAGTACGATACGTTGACCGAAGATGAGCGGGAAGCAATAAGACAGAAGATCGAGGACTTTGATTATCAACCGCTGATATCGATTTTAATGCCGGTCTATGACGTCGACGAAAGATATCTGAGAGCAGCGATCGAGTCAGTCCGCAAACAAATATATCAAAACTGGGAATTATGCATAGCCGATGATAAGTCCCCTTCGCCGCATGTTCGACGTGTCTTGATCGAATATGCCCGCAATGATGATCGCATTCATGTTTCGTTTCGAGACGAGAATGGTCATATCTCCGCGGCCTCGAACACCGCCCTCAATATGGTGCAGGGAGAATTTACTGCGCTTATGGATCATGACGATCTGCTGGCCGAAGACGCTCTATTTCAATTGGCGGCGGCGATCAACAAAGAACCGGGGGCCAATCTTCTATACTCAGACGAAGACAAGATCGACACCAATGGGCGCCGGTTCCAGCCCATGTTCAAGCCCGATTGGAGCCCAGAGGCATTTCTCTCGTTCAACCTTCTAACGCACTTGTGCGCATTCAGGACCGAGACACTCAGGGATGTCGGCGGGTTCAGACTTGGGTTCGAGGGAAGCCAGGATTACGATCTGTGTCTTCGCTTTATCGAGCGTATAGAGGACAGCAGCATTGTGCATATTCCGCTTGTGCTCTATCATTGGCGGGCAATTCACGGATCGGTCGCTTTTGATTCAGGCGAAAAAACATATGCCCATGAACGAGCCCGAACCGCGATCCGAGAACATTATGATAGAACCTGCACTAAAGCCGATGTTATAAAGGGCCGGGGTGAGCTTCATCGGACAATTCTGCGATTGGAGACGCCACCTTCAGTTGCCGTGATCGCATTTGGTCACACTAGATGCGAGTTTCAACTACCGTTCGGAGGTTATAATGGGGCAATCAAAACCATCCTTGCCTCTGAGGGCCGCGTGTTCAGTGCGCTGGAAGAAGCCGCAAAGGAAAGCAAGTGCGAAGTAATTGTTTTCGTTGACGCCGGTGCAGAAAAAGCATCAGAAAAATGGCTTGAGGAACTGGTTTCGAGGGCTGTTCAGCCCGGGATAGGAGCGGTGGGCGGATGTGTCGTGGATTCAAAGGGAAAAGTCTTGAACGGCGGGTACGTTCTGGGAATAAAAGAGGGGTTGGGCAGGGCACATTTCGGTTACGATGCGGATGACCCGGGAGAGTTCGTACGGCTGGCCGCCGACAACAACGTCTCAGCCGTCGGGATCGAATTTATGGCCATATCGCGCATGAGTTTTGATAAGGCAGGCGGATTCGACCCGGACAATACGACCAACGGTTTGGCAGACGTGGAAGTTTGTCTGCGCTTAAGGAAGGCGGGCTTAAGAATCGTCTGGACGCCATGGGCCAGGATGTTTACACGATCGAAGCCGATCGTCCATGAATTCGAAAATGTTAGGAATCTGGCATCGAAGTATCCGGAACTGTTTGCCAAAGACCCATACTATAATCCTAACCTTACACTTGAGGCTGAGGATCTTTCGTTAGCATTCCCGCCTCGCGTTCGCAGGATCGACCCATAG
- a CDS encoding sugar transferase, whose translation MRASKVLESLDASLPAIEPRRVPRAVLPLIALAVAIADMLLAAASFLAAFAIREGHPVLSASAWAWSQEFVPYAGVLYFAMIIRVAMLAYQGLFRFQGAFSYANEAIKVFKAAAVGSLLIVTWTFMFRGGFAFREFSYSRSVFIIDFAFALFLLLVFHTAIRYVQTMFRRRDVNLQPTLIVGTNAEALQTIAELRQDPSLGYRVVAAVGTSDESRSLTELASVPIAGQFNDLPDIIRKLGIEEVIITDTSIESSRLFEAMMQVGRRRRVEFRFAPSLFDLLPQKTSVEQIGVLPMIRLFREPLSEAQRLAKRLSDILISAVAIIIVSPLLLVIAAAVKLGSNGRVLFRQERVGMDGRIFLCYKFRTMFADADENVHRDAYRKNIEGDPDANVGETDTPVFGKVKDDPRITPIGRWLRRTSLDELPQLLNVLKGDMSIVGPRPPIPYEVESYKLWHRKRLDMKPGITGLWQVSGRNRLRFDEMVRMDIFYIENWSLWLDLKIILLTLPAVFKGDGAR comes from the coding sequence GTGAGAGCATCAAAGGTATTGGAGAGTCTCGATGCGTCGCTGCCCGCGATAGAGCCGCGGCGGGTGCCGCGTGCCGTGCTGCCGCTGATCGCATTAGCTGTAGCAATTGCGGATATGCTCCTGGCCGCAGCCTCGTTCTTGGCGGCTTTTGCCATTCGCGAGGGGCATCCGGTTCTTTCGGCATCGGCCTGGGCCTGGTCACAGGAGTTTGTCCCATATGCCGGTGTGCTTTATTTTGCGATGATCATTCGCGTCGCAATGCTGGCGTATCAGGGCCTGTTTCGGTTTCAGGGAGCGTTTTCCTATGCAAATGAGGCGATCAAGGTCTTTAAAGCGGCGGCAGTTGGTTCGCTGTTGATCGTTACGTGGACGTTCATGTTTCGGGGCGGTTTCGCGTTCCGTGAGTTCTCATATTCGCGCAGTGTCTTTATTATTGATTTCGCCTTCGCACTCTTTCTTCTACTGGTTTTTCACACTGCGATCAGATACGTCCAGACGATGTTTCGCAGACGCGATGTCAACCTTCAACCGACGCTGATCGTTGGCACCAATGCCGAGGCCCTTCAAACGATCGCTGAGCTCAGGCAGGACCCAAGTCTCGGTTATCGCGTCGTAGCGGCGGTTGGCACCTCGGACGAATCAAGGTCACTGACGGAACTGGCTTCGGTCCCGATCGCCGGTCAATTCAACGATCTTCCTGACATCATCCGAAAACTTGGAATTGAGGAAGTGATAATAACGGACACAAGCATCGAGAGCAGCCGACTATTTGAGGCAATGATGCAGGTCGGTCGTCGACGGCGGGTCGAGTTCCGTTTTGCCCCAAGCCTTTTTGACCTTTTGCCGCAAAAGACCAGCGTTGAACAGATCGGCGTTTTGCCGATGATACGGCTTTTCCGAGAGCCGCTTTCAGAAGCTCAGCGGCTTGCCAAGCGATTGTCTGACATCTTGATTTCAGCCGTGGCGATAATCATCGTTTCACCTTTGCTGTTAGTTATCGCGGCGGCGGTGAAGCTCGGCTCAAACGGCCGGGTACTTTTCAGACAGGAACGCGTCGGGATGGATGGCCGCATCTTTCTTTGCTACAAGTTTCGGACGATGTTCGCAGACGCGGATGAGAACGTTCATCGCGACGCCTACCGAAAGAACATCGAAGGCGACCCGGATGCGAATGTCGGCGAAACAGATACACCGGTATTCGGCAAGGTCAAGGACGATCCCAGGATCACACCCATCGGACGCTGGCTTCGCCGAACGAGCCTCGATGAACTGCCGCAGCTTCTTAACGTGCTGAAGGGTGATATGAGCATCGTCGGGCCGCGTCCACCAATACCTTACGAGGTCGAATCGTACAAACTCTGGCATCGGAAGCGGCTGGATATGAAACCCGGGATCACGGGCCTTTGGCAAGTGTCAGGGCGTAATCGCTTGCGATTTGACGAGATGGTGAGAATGGACATTTTTTACATCGAGAATTGGTCGCTTTGGCTGGATCTCAAGATCATTCTGCTAACGCTCCCGGCAGTATTCAAGGGCGACGGGGCCCGATGA
- the prmC gene encoding peptide chain release factor N(5)-glutamine methyltransferase produces the protein MTIDAAITEASRSLKIAGIEQPAREARLLLAFVLDRPDSFIFAHPERELGTVEAERFGEAVRRRSLREPFHYIVGKREFYGLEFFVNPFVLIPRPETEIVVGEAIRTLEGLDRPRFIDVGTGSGCIAISILTNVKTARGTASDISVEAIRVARSNAANHDVLDRVDLLATDIFDAIGETRSDLVVSNPPYIAQIEIRSLQPEVREHEPKHALTDGMDGLRVLERIIRDAPKRLRPGGRLLLEIGAGQAGLVKRMFDERIWEDIHSIEDLQRIPRVISGRLSD, from the coding sequence ATGACGATCGACGCTGCGATCACGGAGGCATCGAGATCGCTCAAAATTGCGGGGATCGAACAGCCAGCACGCGAGGCTCGCCTGCTCCTTGCATTTGTTCTCGATCGACCTGACTCGTTTATTTTCGCTCATCCGGAACGTGAGCTTGGCACGGTCGAAGCCGAAAGGTTCGGTGAGGCCGTCAGACGCCGTTCGCTGCGCGAACCGTTTCACTACATAGTCGGCAAACGGGAATTCTACGGGCTGGAGTTCTTTGTGAACCCATTCGTTTTGATACCTCGCCCGGAAACCGAAATAGTTGTCGGTGAGGCAATAAGGACTTTAGAAGGCCTCGACCGGCCCCGTTTCATTGATGTAGGTACGGGTTCCGGATGCATCGCGATCTCTATTTTGACAAACGTCAAAACGGCGAGAGGAACCGCTTCGGATATTTCAGTCGAGGCGATCAGGGTCGCTCGGTCAAACGCAGCGAATCACGATGTCCTGGACCGGGTCGACCTTCTGGCAACGGACATTTTTGATGCGATAGGCGAAACTCGATCAGATCTTGTGGTCTCCAATCCGCCGTATATCGCACAGATCGAAATTCGGTCTCTTCAGCCCGAGGTTCGAGAGCACGAGCCGAAGCACGCACTGACCGATGGAATGGATGGGTTGAGAGTATTAGAACGGATAATCCGCGACGCGCCCAAGCGGCTACGCCCCGGGGGCCGTCTTTTGCTGGAGATCGGGGCCGGGCAGGCAGGTTTGGTGAAAAGAATGTTTGACGAAAGAATCTGGGAAGACATTCATTCGATCGAAGATCTACAGCGCATACCCAGGGTCATTTCAGGACGGCTTTCTGACTGA